The DNA segment AAGGACTGAATGTCGGGACACGTCAAATTTTTATTCGCTTTGCTTTTTGTGACTTGCGCTGTCACTTTTGCGATAGCGCCCACACATGGAATGCACCTGCTAGTTGTAGGATAGAACGATCGCCAGGACTGCGAGATTTTGAAAGTCACCCAAATCCTGTCCCTCTAACCACTCTCATCGAATGGGTTGAAAGGCAAAACTTACCTTGTCTACACGATAGCATTAGCTTAACCGGTGGAGAGCCACTTCTTCATGCTCCTTTTTTACAGGAATTTTTGCCCAAAGTGCGATCGCTCACTGGTTTACCTATATACCTAGAGACAGGCGGACATCGCCCAGAACAATTGGCTACGATTTTACCCTATCTAGACTCTGTGGGTATGGATTTGAAGCTCCCTAGTGTCAGTGGTGAATCTCATTGG comes from the Nostoc sp. PCC 7120 = FACHB-418 genome and includes:
- a CDS encoding 7-carboxy-7-deazaguanine synthase QueE, with translation MTAKTTAEPTARLVEVFSAIQGEGLNVGTRQIFIRFAFCDLRCHFCDSAHTWNAPASCRIERSPGLRDFESHPNPVPLTTLIEWVERQNLPCLHDSISLTGGEPLLHAPFLQEFLPKVRSLTGLPIYLETGGHRPEQLATILPYLDSVGMDLKLPSVSGESHWQAHSQFLQLCLTQSETFVKIIISHRTNLAELERAALLVADVSPEIPVFLQPVTPLAESEQFSPTPALAPAPADVLTWQASMKRFLKYVRVVPQTHKMLNQL